One stretch of Candidatus Bathyarchaeia archaeon DNA includes these proteins:
- a CDS encoding transcriptional regulator: protein MSKDMGLGKKPVAILEKIRENLERLNEKMEVMIELQKHDRTGVSQPIEDTPLDVMTLLSMPDHLRKTAMTVCRSGRATADEIAQQTSRARAVESAYLNQLVLMGYLKKERTGRKAYFYAERETGGE from the coding sequence TTGAGTAAAGATATGGGTTTAGGAAAAAAGCCTGTGGCGATTTTGGAGAAGATACGCGAGAATTTAGAGCGGTTGAATGAAAAAATGGAAGTCATGATTGAGCTACAGAAGCATGACCGTACTGGTGTTTCTCAACCCATTGAAGATACGCCATTAGATGTTATGACTTTGCTTTCTATGCCTGACCATCTTCGGAAAACTGCCATGACCGTTTGCCGGTCAGGTCGAGCAACAGCTGACGAAATTGCCCAGCAAACCTCCCGAGCCCGAGCCGTGGAAAGTGCTTATCTTAACCAGCTTGTTTTGATGGGTTACCTGAAAAAGGAACGCACTGGCAGAAAAGCTTATTTCTATGCGGAACGGGAAACTGGCGGGGAATAA
- a CDS encoding winged helix-turn-helix domain-containing protein, translating into MRRSKLEMYIDILKVLAHRGPLKLTHIMYKANVNCSVLKEYLDFLIKQGLVEERTIGKRRVVFAVTQRGITVLKYFRELKQVLPIVEEARSQTPIPY; encoded by the coding sequence ATGAGACGCAGTAAACTGGAAATGTACATCGACATTCTTAAGGTGCTAGCGCACAGAGGACCACTGAAGCTGACGCACATCATGTATAAAGCTAACGTCAACTGTAGCGTCCTTAAAGAATACCTCGACTTCCTCATCAAACAAGGTCTGGTTGAAGAACGAACCATCGGCAAACGCAGAGTCGTCTTCGCAGTCACACAACGAGGCATAACCGTGCTGAAGTACTTCCGCGAACTCAAACAAGTGTTGCCCATCGTTGAAGAAGCCCGAAGCCAAACACCCATCCCCTACTAA